The Lagenorhynchus albirostris chromosome 6, mLagAlb1.1, whole genome shotgun sequence genome includes a window with the following:
- the CCNT2 gene encoding cyclin-T2 isoform X4 gives MKYPRAYLQQTQELVLLETIMLQTLGFEITIEHPHTDVVKCTQLVRASKDLAQTSYFMATNSLHLTTFCLQYKPTVIACVCIHLACKWSNWEIPVSTDGKHWWEYVDPTVTLELLDELTHEFLQILEKTPSRLKRIRNWRANQAAKKPKVDGQVSETPLLGSSLVQNSILVDSVTGVPTNPSFQKPSTSTFPAPVPLNSGNISVQDSHASDNLSVLATGMPSTSYGLSSHQEWPQHQESARTEQIYSQKQETSLSGSQYSINFQQGPSVSLHSGLHHRPDKISDHSNIKQDYTHKAGSSKHHGPSSATPGVIPQKMSLDKYREKRKLETLDLDARDHYIAAQVEQQHKHVQSQAASSSSVTSPIKMKIPITNAEKPEKYMADKKEKSGSLKLRIPIPPTDKSVSKEELKMKIKVSSSERHSSSDEGSGKSKHSSPHISRDHKEKHKEHPSNRHHPSSHKYSHSYSGSSSGGSKHSADGIPPAVLRSPVGLSSDGISSSSSSSRKKLHINDASHNHHSKMSKSSKSSGSSSSSSSSVKQYVSSHNSVFNHPLPPPPPVTYQVGYGHLSTLVKLDKKPVETNGPDVNHEYSTNSQHMDYKDTFDMLDSLLSAQGMNM, from the exons caAGCAAGGATTTGGCACAGACATCCTATTTCATGGCTACCAACAG TCTGCATCTTACAACCTTCTGTCTTCAGTATAAACCAACAGTGATAGCATGTGTATGCATTCATTTGGCTTGCAAATGGTCCAATTGGGAGATTCCCGTGTCAACTGATGGAAAACATTGGTGGGAATATGTGGATCCTACAGTTACTCTGGAATTACTAGATG AGCTAACACATGAGTTTCTACAAATATTGGAGAAAACGCCTAGTAGGTTGAAGAGGATTCGAAACTGGAGG GCTAATCAGGCGGCTAAGAAACCAAAAGTAGATGGACAAGTATCAGAAACACCACTTCTTGGTTCATCTTTGGTCCAGAATTCCATTTTAGTAGATAGTGTTACTGGTGTGCCTACCAACCCAAGTTTTCAGAAACCATCTACATCAACATTCCCTGCACCAGTACCTCTaaattcaggaaatatttctGTTCAAGACAGCCATGCATCTGATAATTTGTCAGTGCTAGCAACAGGAATGCCAAGTACCTCATATGGTTTGTCATCACACCAAGAATGGCCTCAACATCAAGAGTCGGCAAGGACAGAACAGATATATTCACAGAAACAggagacatctttgtctggtagCCAGTACAGCATCAACTTCCAGCAGGGACCTTCTGTATCACTGCATTCAGGACTACATCACAGACCTGACAAAATTTCTGACCATTCTAATATTAAGCAAGATTATACTCATAAAGCAGGAAGCAGTAAACACCATGGGCCAAGTTCTGCTACTCCTGGAGTAATTCCTCAGAAAATGTCTTTagataaatacagagaaaaacgTAAGCTAGAAACCCTTGATCTGGATGCAAGGGATCATTATATAGCTGCCCAGGTAGAACAGCAACACAAACATGTACAGTCCCAGGCAGCCAGCAGCAGTTCTGTAACCTCtcccattaaaatgaaaattcccaTTACAAATGCtgaaaaacctgaaaaatatatGGCAGATAAGAAGGAAAAGAGTGGATCACTGAAATTACGGATTCCAATACCACCCACTGATAAAAGTGTCAGTAAAGAAGAactgaaaatgaagataaaagttTCTTCCTCAGAAAGACACAGCTCTTCTGATGAAGGCAGTGGGAAGAGCAAGCATTCCAGCCCGCATATTAGCAGGGACCATAAGGAGAAGCACAAGGAGCATCCTTCCAACCGCCACCACCCCAGCAGTCACAAGTATTCCCACTCATACAGTGGCAGCAGCAGTGGTGGCAGCAAGCACAGTGCTGATGGGATACCACCCGCTGTTCTGAGGAGTCCTGTTGGCCTGAGCAGTGATGGCATTTCCTCTAGTTCCAGCTCTTCAAGGAAGAAGCTGCATATCAATGATGCATCTCACAACCATCACTCCAAAATGAGCAAAAGTTCCAAAAGTTCAGGTAGTTCATCTAGTTCTTCCTCCTCTGTTAAGCAGTATGTATCCTCTCACAACTCTGTTTTTAACCATCCCttaccccctcctccccctgtcACATACCAGGTGGGCTACGGACATCTCAGCACCCTCGTGAAACTGGACAAGAAGCCAGTGGAGACCAACGGTCCTGATGTCAATCACGAGTACAGTACAAACAGCCAGCATATGGACTACAAAGACACATTCGACATGCTGGACTCGCTGTTAAGTGCCCAAGGAATGAACATGTAA
- the CCNT2 gene encoding cyclin-T2 isoform X6 — protein MLLKIFSSIENDGALVIFVSTSKDLAQTSYFMATNSLHLTTFCLQYKPTVIACVCIHLACKWSNWEIPVSTDGKHWWEYVDPTVTLELLDELTHEFLQILEKTPSRLKRIRNWRANQAAKKPKVDGQVSETPLLGSSLVQNSILVDSVTGVPTNPSFQKPSTSTFPAPVPLNSGNISVQDSHASDNLSVLATGMPSTSYGLSSHQEWPQHQESARTEQIYSQKQETSLSGSQYSINFQQGPSVSLHSGLHHRPDKISDHSNIKQDYTHKAGSSKHHGPSSATPGVIPQKMSLDKYREKRKLETLDLDARDHYIAAQVEQQHKHVQSQAASSSSVTSPIKMKIPITNAEKPEKYMADKKEKSGSLKLRIPIPPTDKSVSKEELKMKIKVSSSERHSSSDEGSGKSKHSSPHISRDHKEKHKEHPSNRHHPSSHKYSHSYSGSSSGGSKHSADGIPPAVLRSPVGLSSDGISSSSSSSRKKLHINDASHNHHSKMSKSSKSSGSSSSSSSSVKQYVSSHNSVFNHPLPPPPPVTYQVGYGHLSTLVKLDKKPVETNGPDVNHEYSTNSQHMDYKDTFDMLDSLLSAQGMNM, from the exons ATGTTGTTGAAGATTTTCAGTAGTATAGAAAATGATGGCGCTCTTGTGATATTTGTAAGTA caAGCAAGGATTTGGCACAGACATCCTATTTCATGGCTACCAACAG TCTGCATCTTACAACCTTCTGTCTTCAGTATAAACCAACAGTGATAGCATGTGTATGCATTCATTTGGCTTGCAAATGGTCCAATTGGGAGATTCCCGTGTCAACTGATGGAAAACATTGGTGGGAATATGTGGATCCTACAGTTACTCTGGAATTACTAGATG AGCTAACACATGAGTTTCTACAAATATTGGAGAAAACGCCTAGTAGGTTGAAGAGGATTCGAAACTGGAGG GCTAATCAGGCGGCTAAGAAACCAAAAGTAGATGGACAAGTATCAGAAACACCACTTCTTGGTTCATCTTTGGTCCAGAATTCCATTTTAGTAGATAGTGTTACTGGTGTGCCTACCAACCCAAGTTTTCAGAAACCATCTACATCAACATTCCCTGCACCAGTACCTCTaaattcaggaaatatttctGTTCAAGACAGCCATGCATCTGATAATTTGTCAGTGCTAGCAACAGGAATGCCAAGTACCTCATATGGTTTGTCATCACACCAAGAATGGCCTCAACATCAAGAGTCGGCAAGGACAGAACAGATATATTCACAGAAACAggagacatctttgtctggtagCCAGTACAGCATCAACTTCCAGCAGGGACCTTCTGTATCACTGCATTCAGGACTACATCACAGACCTGACAAAATTTCTGACCATTCTAATATTAAGCAAGATTATACTCATAAAGCAGGAAGCAGTAAACACCATGGGCCAAGTTCTGCTACTCCTGGAGTAATTCCTCAGAAAATGTCTTTagataaatacagagaaaaacgTAAGCTAGAAACCCTTGATCTGGATGCAAGGGATCATTATATAGCTGCCCAGGTAGAACAGCAACACAAACATGTACAGTCCCAGGCAGCCAGCAGCAGTTCTGTAACCTCtcccattaaaatgaaaattcccaTTACAAATGCtgaaaaacctgaaaaatatatGGCAGATAAGAAGGAAAAGAGTGGATCACTGAAATTACGGATTCCAATACCACCCACTGATAAAAGTGTCAGTAAAGAAGAactgaaaatgaagataaaagttTCTTCCTCAGAAAGACACAGCTCTTCTGATGAAGGCAGTGGGAAGAGCAAGCATTCCAGCCCGCATATTAGCAGGGACCATAAGGAGAAGCACAAGGAGCATCCTTCCAACCGCCACCACCCCAGCAGTCACAAGTATTCCCACTCATACAGTGGCAGCAGCAGTGGTGGCAGCAAGCACAGTGCTGATGGGATACCACCCGCTGTTCTGAGGAGTCCTGTTGGCCTGAGCAGTGATGGCATTTCCTCTAGTTCCAGCTCTTCAAGGAAGAAGCTGCATATCAATGATGCATCTCACAACCATCACTCCAAAATGAGCAAAAGTTCCAAAAGTTCAGGTAGTTCATCTAGTTCTTCCTCCTCTGTTAAGCAGTATGTATCCTCTCACAACTCTGTTTTTAACCATCCCttaccccctcctccccctgtcACATACCAGGTGGGCTACGGACATCTCAGCACCCTCGTGAAACTGGACAAGAAGCCAGTGGAGACCAACGGTCCTGATGTCAATCACGAGTACAGTACAAACAGCCAGCATATGGACTACAAAGACACATTCGACATGCTGGACTCGCTGTTAAGTGCCCAAGGAATGAACATGTAA